In Actinomyces radicidentis, one genomic interval encodes:
- a CDS encoding fructose bisphosphate aldolase: MNEQQLERMRNGKGFIAALDQSGGSTPKALAAYGVGEDRYSSESEMFDLVHAMRTRVITDPAFTKDRILGAILFERTMNSRVEGRPTAEYLWEEKGVVPFLKIDKGLEEERDHARLMKPIPGLALTLEEARGKGIFGTKERSVILDADPAGVRAVVDQQFELAWKVVAAGLVPIIEPEVDIHAPHKEEAERLLLEEITRHLHALPEGFNVMLKLTIPSVDGFYSELMENPHVVRIVALSGGYERDDANARLARNPGLIASFSRALLEGLTDQQSDEEFHATLDASVEEIYRASIV; this comes from the coding sequence ATGAACGAGCAGCAGCTCGAGCGGATGCGGAACGGGAAGGGTTTCATCGCGGCCCTCGACCAGTCGGGCGGCTCCACCCCCAAGGCACTCGCGGCCTACGGCGTCGGCGAGGACCGGTACTCCAGCGAGTCCGAGATGTTCGACCTCGTGCACGCCATGCGCACCCGCGTCATCACCGACCCGGCCTTCACCAAGGACCGGATCCTCGGCGCCATCCTCTTCGAGCGGACCATGAACAGCCGCGTCGAGGGCCGGCCCACCGCCGAGTACCTGTGGGAGGAGAAGGGCGTCGTCCCCTTCCTCAAGATCGACAAGGGCCTCGAGGAGGAGCGCGACCACGCACGCCTCATGAAGCCCATCCCGGGGCTCGCCCTCACCCTGGAGGAGGCCCGCGGCAAGGGGATCTTCGGGACGAAGGAGCGTTCCGTCATCCTCGACGCCGACCCCGCTGGCGTGCGCGCCGTCGTCGACCAGCAGTTCGAGCTCGCGTGGAAGGTGGTGGCCGCGGGGCTCGTGCCGATCATCGAGCCCGAGGTCGACATCCACGCGCCGCACAAGGAGGAGGCTGAGCGGCTGCTCCTGGAGGAGATCACCCGCCACCTGCACGCCCTGCCCGAGGGTTTCAACGTCATGCTCAAGCTGACGATCCCGAGCGTCGACGGCTTCTACTCCGAGCTCATGGAGAACCCGCACGTGGTGCGGATCGTCGCCCTGTCCGGCGGCTACGAGCGCGACGACGCCAACGCGCGCCTCGCCCGCAACCCCGGGCTCATCGCCAGCTTCTCGCGCGCCCTGCTCGAGGGGCTCACCGACCAGCAGAG